The Salegentibacter mishustinae genome includes a window with the following:
- the sov gene encoding T9SS outer membrane translocon Sov/SprA, which produces MSTSVRLSLLLSLIISLSSTAQETPQDTTDTGYTLGEIALPDSELISSFYEYDPILDRYIYREKLGDLDLSIPLILTPQEYEDLVLDEEMRNYFKRKIDAQAGRKEGSEEIQRDLLPDFYVNNNFFESVFGGSEINIVPQGTVEMDLGLLYTKQDNPAFSPRNRSNLTFDFDQRISLSLLGQIGKRLQITANYDTQSTFDFQNQLKLEYTPTEDDIVRKIEVGNVNMPLNNALMQGAQSLFGFKTELQFGKTRITGVFSEQKSERRTVNVEGGAAVEDFEKFALDYDQDRHFFLSHYFRDHYDEALEDYPFINANIQIKRVQVWVTNRTNNVQNLTDTRNIVGIQDLGETNEPGNIGLDNIPAGFFNQPAGSFPDNANNDFNPFGIDGSTESVLTPAIRDVATVDNGFGGVQVSEGLDYVKLENARQLQPNEYSLNTQLGYISLNQRLSNDEILAVAFQYTVNGEVYQVGEFANDGVNATGDNIVGQDPMEPSSNQRVNRNLVVKMLKSTITNVDEPVWDLMMKNIYSLGAYQLEREDFRLNILYTDPQPLNYIKPAGDGSVPLPEDVSETPLLRVFNLDKLNNNNDPINGGDGFFDYVPGLTIDPQTGNIIFTTVEPFGQHLFDELDNSPNTGTEDYNNPETWNANQQKYVFRSLYRTTKTQAEQEDADKNKFQLKGRYKSGEVEGIPIGFNLPPGSVTVTAGGRVLQEGVDYVVNYELGRVQILDEALLASDIPIQVNTENNALFGQQTKRFTGINVEHQFNENFLVGATFLNLKERPLTQKANYSYEPINNSIFGFNVNYSTEVPLFTRMVNKLPNIDTDVPSNFSVTGEFAYLQPGAPAINDFQGEATTYIDDFEAAQTTIDISSPLSWELSSVPLGFGGELANGDNRVGYKRAGLSWYTIDPIFYSSNRPDGITDNNISNYATRRVALSEIFPNTDVVQGQPQVVYTMDVAYFPTERGPYNFNPLATQGALPNPSQNFGGIMRGINTTNFEQSNVEFIEFWVMDPYIYSENSGNSAGTINFNLGNISEDVLKDGRKQFENGLPPSGGTENTIETEVAKVPADQSLIYAFDTEGEQRTNQDVGYDGFSDAQEALKFPEFSNFPDPAADNYEYFLNTTGDIVTRYKNYNGPDGNSPPEVGDTNRGNTTLPTTEDVNRDNTMNTIDSYFEYEIPFFPGMGIENNQYITDEKELVTTLRNGNELPVRWLQFKIPIYEPTDAKGGIADYRSIRFMRMFLSGFQERTLLRFGTMELVRGDYRRYNRGLRDRNILPENQNTLFEVSAVNIEENENREPVPYVLPPGVIREELFENNTNIRQNEQSLSLRVCDLEPQDARAVYKNFQLDMRQYKKLEMFLHAESLPNRTPLKDGQLVAFIRMGTDFTDNYYQIEVPLSPTAFGAMTAEEIWPAGNRMELPLDLLQRVKTSVLGDPALNAGELNFFTENLDLVDEEESYEMDQLRLGIKGNPSFGNVRVLMLGLKNGTPTNGVQDLCGEVWFNELRLSDLDNEGGWATIINMDTNLADFATVAATGRKSTVGFGTIEQGPNQRSRENSQQYDVVTNINAGQLLPEKWGVKIPFNYSRGEELITPKYDQEFLDLELETRLADIVDPAEREQVKRQSQSYTKRQSVNIIGLRKERTGEAKPMPYDIENFAFTTSYNQVDHRDFEIEESLNQNVRAGATYEFNFEPKQVEPFKNVSALDSSDYYSLVRDFNVNLLPSNINASSTILRQYNEQKFRSLELSDEDLGIPTLYQRNYLFNWEYGINYNLTNSLSFAFNASNNRIVRNYIDEDGFADNSIGVWDNFFSIGTPDLHYQNLQVNYDLPFDKIPVLDFINATYSYTGDFQWQRGSRIYENLEGIPDIGNSVQNSSSHQINANLDMEALYSYLGLEKKDGRGGQTIKQRSAGVPTLDGTPRDEQRTQNAEVVEKTSKGYNTFVDFVTVLSRLQINYRQNEGTFLPGYTPSVGFMGTLQPSTSFTFGWQDEVRYQAARRGWLTLFQNFNQQYSTLKNEQLDLQASLDIIPDLTVDISANRNYSENYSENYRVNPTTLEYIPLTPYNYGNFNISTILIKTAFNQSNEQSSETFESFRENRLEIAQRLARERGLDPNDVDEDGYPVGIGKTNQAVLLPAFVSAYAGKDPEDVKLGAFRDMPLPNWNMKYTGLMRIGWFRDKFRRFSINHGYQSNYTINQFQTNLDYDPDNEFDTNQAGDFKNPILYSNIVLTELFTPLFRLDLETKNAIQLLAEVRKDRMLSLSFDNNLLTETTGNEYIVGAGYRIKDLKIATGLGGRNRILSSDLNFKADVSFRRNKSIIRYLDLETSQVIAGQDIWRLNFTTDYAISSNLTAIFYYEHNFSEYAVSTAFPQTTIRSGITLRYNFGN; this is translated from the coding sequence CTGTCAACTTCAGTTAGACTCAGCTTGTTGTTGTCATTGATAATTTCATTGAGTTCCACTGCGCAGGAAACCCCACAGGACACTACTGATACGGGGTATACTTTGGGTGAAATTGCCCTGCCAGATTCTGAGCTTATTTCTTCTTTCTATGAATACGATCCTATCCTGGACCGCTATATTTACCGCGAAAAATTAGGGGATTTAGATCTTTCTATTCCATTAATTTTAACTCCTCAAGAATATGAAGATCTTGTTTTAGATGAAGAAATGCGGAATTATTTTAAGCGGAAGATTGATGCGCAAGCCGGCCGAAAAGAAGGTTCAGAGGAAATTCAGCGAGATCTACTGCCAGATTTTTACGTAAATAATAATTTTTTTGAAAGTGTTTTTGGAGGTTCAGAAATTAATATCGTTCCGCAGGGGACGGTAGAGATGGATCTGGGGTTGCTGTATACAAAACAGGATAATCCGGCTTTCTCCCCACGAAACCGCAGTAATCTCACTTTTGATTTTGACCAGCGTATAAGTCTTAGTTTACTAGGACAAATTGGAAAGCGTCTGCAAATTACCGCCAATTACGATACTCAGTCAACTTTCGATTTTCAGAATCAATTAAAGCTTGAGTATACGCCAACTGAAGATGACATAGTTCGAAAAATTGAAGTGGGTAATGTGAATATGCCGCTTAACAATGCGTTAATGCAGGGAGCGCAAAGTTTATTTGGATTTAAAACTGAATTGCAATTTGGGAAAACCCGAATTACCGGCGTGTTTTCTGAACAAAAATCAGAGCGTCGTACCGTAAATGTTGAAGGTGGTGCCGCGGTAGAAGATTTTGAGAAATTTGCGCTGGATTACGATCAGGATCGTCACTTTTTTCTTTCGCATTATTTTAGGGATCATTATGATGAGGCTCTTGAAGATTATCCTTTTATCAACGCAAATATTCAAATAAAAAGGGTTCAGGTTTGGGTGACCAATCGTACCAATAATGTGCAGAATCTTACAGATACCCGTAATATAGTCGGGATTCAGGATCTAGGAGAAACAAACGAGCCCGGCAATATAGGTCTTGATAATATTCCCGCCGGTTTCTTCAACCAGCCCGCTGGAAGTTTTCCAGATAATGCCAATAACGATTTTAATCCCTTCGGAATAGATGGTTCCACAGAATCTGTTTTAACACCTGCTATTCGTGACGTGGCTACCGTAGATAATGGTTTTGGCGGGGTGCAGGTTTCTGAGGGTCTGGATTATGTGAAATTGGAGAATGCCCGCCAATTACAGCCTAATGAATACAGCTTAAATACCCAATTAGGATATATCTCCTTAAATCAACGCTTAAGTAACGACGAAATTCTTGCGGTTGCTTTTCAATATACGGTGAATGGGGAAGTTTACCAGGTGGGAGAGTTCGCCAATGATGGTGTAAATGCTACGGGAGATAATATTGTTGGTCAAGACCCAATGGAGCCTAGCTCTAACCAACGGGTAAACCGAAACCTGGTAGTTAAAATGCTTAAAAGCACCATTACCAATGTAGATGAACCGGTTTGGGATTTAATGATGAAGAATATTTATAGTCTTGGAGCTTATCAATTGGAGCGCGAAGATTTCAGGTTAAATATTCTATATACAGATCCACAACCTCTAAATTATATAAAACCGGCTGGAGATGGCTCTGTTCCTCTTCCGGAAGATGTTAGCGAAACTCCGCTGCTTCGTGTTTTTAATTTAGATAAACTGAATAATAATAATGATCCCATAAATGGCGGAGATGGTTTCTTTGATTATGTCCCCGGCCTCACTATAGATCCGCAAACCGGAAATATTATTTTCACCACGGTAGAACCTTTCGGGCAGCATTTATTTGATGAGTTGGATAATTCTCCAAATACCGGGACAGAAGATTATAATAATCCTGAAACCTGGAATGCCAACCAGCAAAAATATGTTTTTAGGTCTTTATACCGAACTACAAAAACCCAGGCAGAACAGGAAGATGCCGATAAAAATAAATTTCAGTTAAAGGGAAGATATAAATCTGGAGAAGTTGAAGGAATTCCAATTGGTTTTAACCTTCCGCCGGGATCTGTTACCGTAACCGCTGGAGGAAGAGTTTTGCAGGAAGGTGTAGATTATGTGGTGAATTATGAACTTGGGAGAGTGCAGATTCTTGATGAAGCTTTACTGGCTTCAGATATTCCAATCCAGGTTAATACTGAAAATAATGCCTTGTTTGGGCAGCAAACCAAGCGTTTTACCGGGATTAATGTAGAGCACCAGTTTAATGAAAACTTTTTAGTAGGTGCTACTTTTCTAAATCTTAAGGAACGTCCGCTTACTCAAAAAGCGAATTATAGTTACGAGCCTATAAACAACTCTATATTCGGATTTAATGTAAACTATTCTACCGAAGTTCCTTTGTTTACCAGGATGGTAAATAAACTGCCAAATATTGATACCGATGTGCCTTCTAATTTCTCTGTAACCGGGGAGTTTGCTTATTTACAACCGGGAGCGCCTGCAATTAATGATTTTCAGGGAGAGGCAACAACATATATAGATGATTTTGAAGCAGCGCAAACTACCATAGATATTAGTTCCCCGCTTAGTTGGGAATTAAGTAGTGTGCCTTTAGGTTTTGGTGGTGAATTGGCGAATGGTGATAATAGGGTAGGGTACAAACGTGCAGGTTTATCCTGGTACACTATAGATCCAATTTTTTATAGCAGTAATCGCCCCGATGGAATTACAGATAATAATATTTCAAACTATGCTACAAGAAGAGTGGCACTTAGTGAGATATTCCCAAATACCGATGTAGTGCAGGGGCAGCCGCAGGTAGTTTATACGATGGATGTGGCTTATTTCCCTACAGAACGTGGTCCTTATAATTTTAATCCCCTGGCTACCCAAGGTGCTTTGCCAAATCCTTCTCAAAATTTTGGAGGAATTATGCGCGGTATAAATACCACGAATTTTGAGCAAAGTAATGTGGAGTTTATAGAGTTTTGGGTGATGGATCCTTATATCTACTCCGAAAATAGTGGGAATTCAGCCGGGACTATTAATTTTAATTTGGGAAATATTTCTGAAGATGTCCTAAAAGATGGGCGTAAGCAGTTTGAAAATGGTCTGCCACCAAGTGGCGGTACAGAAAATACTATAGAAACAGAGGTTGCTAAAGTTCCGGCAGATCAATCCCTGATTTATGCTTTTGATACTGAAGGGGAACAACGTACCAATCAGGATGTAGGTTACGATGGATTTTCAGATGCGCAGGAAGCTTTAAAATTCCCGGAATTCAGCAATTTTCCCGATCCTGCGGCAGATAATTACGAGTATTTTCTTAATACTACAGGAGACATTGTTACTCGTTATAAAAACTATAATGGCCCCGATGGAAATTCGCCTCCGGAAGTTGGAGATACCAATAGGGGAAATACCACTTTACCTACTACAGAAGATGTGAATCGTGACAACACGATGAATACCATAGATAGTTATTTTGAATACGAAATACCTTTTTTTCCGGGTATGGGTATTGAAAACAACCAATATATTACCGACGAAAAAGAACTTGTTACCACGCTCAGAAACGGCAACGAACTTCCGGTGCGTTGGCTTCAGTTCAAAATTCCTATTTACGAACCCACAGATGCAAAAGGCGGTATAGCAGATTACAGGTCTATACGTTTTATGAGGATGTTTCTTAGCGGATTTCAGGAAAGAACTTTATTGCGCTTTGGGACTATGGAATTGGTAAGGGGAGATTACCGAAGATATAATCGCGGATTAAGAGACAGAAATATTCTTCCTGAAAATCAGAATACACTTTTTGAAGTTTCAGCGGTAAATATCGAGGAAAATGAAAATAGAGAGCCGGTGCCTTATGTGTTGCCTCCGGGAGTTATTAGGGAAGAGCTTTTCGAAAACAATACTAATATCAGGCAAAATGAACAATCGCTTTCACTTAGGGTTTGTGATTTAGAACCGCAGGATGCCAGAGCGGTTTATAAGAATTTTCAGTTAGATATGCGACAGTATAAGAAACTGGAAATGTTTTTACACGCTGAATCTCTACCGAATAGAACTCCGTTAAAAGACGGCCAGTTGGTTGCTTTTATTAGAATGGGAACCGATTTTACCGATAATTACTATCAAATTGAAGTGCCCTTAAGTCCTACCGCTTTTGGCGCAATGACCGCTGAAGAAATTTGGCCGGCGGGAAATAGAATGGAGTTACCGTTAGATTTATTACAACGTGTAAAAACAAGTGTATTAGGTGATCCAGCCTTAAATGCAGGAGAGTTAAATTTCTTTACCGAGAATTTAGATTTAGTAGATGAAGAAGAATCCTATGAAATGGATCAACTACGCCTGGGAATTAAGGGTAATCCAAGTTTTGGTAATGTTAGAGTGCTAATGCTAGGTTTAAAGAACGGAACGCCAACCAACGGCGTCCAGGATCTATGTGGAGAAGTTTGGTTTAACGAACTAAGACTTTCAGACCTGGATAATGAAGGTGGTTGGGCAACCATCATTAATATGGATACCAACCTGGCCGATTTTGCTACCGTAGCCGCCACCGGTAGAAAAAGCACGGTAGGATTTGGAACTATAGAACAGGGACCAAATCAGCGAAGCAGGGAAAATTCCCAGCAATACGACGTAGTTACTAATATTAATGCCGGCCAGTTACTTCCGGAAAAATGGGGTGTAAAGATTCCTTTTAATTATAGTAGGGGAGAAGAATTAATTACTCCAAAATACGACCAGGAATTTTTAGATTTAGAACTAGAAACGCGACTTGCAGATATTGTTGATCCTGCCGAAAGAGAACAGGTTAAACGGCAATCTCAATCTTACACCAAGCGGCAAAGCGTGAATATAATTGGTTTGCGAAAAGAACGTACGGGCGAAGCAAAGCCCATGCCTTACGATATTGAGAATTTTGCTTTTACCACTTCTTATAACCAGGTAGATCATCGGGATTTTGAAATTGAAGAATCTCTGAATCAAAATGTGCGGGCGGGTGCTACATACGAGTTTAATTTCGAGCCGAAGCAAGTAGAGCCTTTTAAGAATGTTTCGGCCTTAGATAGTAGTGATTATTATTCGCTTGTTAGAGATTTTAATGTGAACTTATTACCTTCTAATATAAATGCGAGTTCTACTATTCTAAGACAATATAATGAGCAGAAATTTAGATCACTGGAACTTTCAGACGAAGATTTAGGGATTCCTACCCTTTACCAGCGTAACTATTTGTTCAATTGGGAATATGGCATAAATTATAATCTTACAAATTCCCTAAGCTTTGCTTTTAACGCTTCAAATAATAGAATTGTTAGAAACTACATAGATGAAGATGGTTTTGCCGATAACTCTATTGGAGTTTGGGATAATTTTTTCAGTATTGGTACTCCAGATTTGCATTACCAGAATTTGCAGGTGAATTACGATCTCCCTTTTGATAAAATCCCGGTGCTGGATTTTATAAATGCAACTTATTCTTATACCGGCGATTTCCAATGGCAACGCGGTTCCAGGATCTACGAAAACCTGGAAGGCATTCCCGATATTGGAAATAGCGTTCAGAATTCAAGTTCTCACCAGATAAATGCTAATCTTGATATGGAAGCATTGTATTCTTATTTGGGGCTGGAAAAGAAAGATGGTAGAGGCGGTCAAACAATAAAACAGCGTAGTGCGGGTGTGCCCACGCTAGACGGAACGCCTCGAGATGAGCAGCGAACACAGAATGCTGAAGTTGTTGAAAAAACCAGTAAGGGCTATAATACTTTTGTAGATTTTGTAACTGTTTTAAGCAGGTTGCAAATAAACTACCGGCAAAATGAAGGAACTTTTCTGCCCGGTTATACTCCGAGTGTTGGTTTTATGGGAACTCTGCAGCCAAGTACAAGCTTTACTTTTGGGTGGCAGGATGAGGTAAGGTACCAGGCAGCCAGGAGAGGCTGGTTAACGTTATTTCAAAATTTCAATCAGCAATATTCTACTTTAAAGAACGAGCAATTAGATTTGCAGGCTTCCCTGGATATTATTCCAGATCTCACTGTAGATATAAGTGCTAATAGAAATTATTCAGAGAATTATTCAGAAAATTATAGAGTAAACCCAACTACCCTGGAGTATATTCCATTGACGCCATATAACTACGGAAACTTCAACATTTCTACTATTCTTATAAAAACAGCCTTTAATCAATCTAACGAGCAATCTTCAGAAACTTTTGAAAGTTTTAGGGAGAATCGTTTAGAAATAGCCCAAAGATTAGCCCGGGAGCGTGGTTTAGATCCTAATGATGTAGATGAAGACGGTTACCCGGTAGGAATAGGGAAAACAAACCAGGCTGTATTACTTCCTGCATTTGTTTCGGCTTACGCAGGGAAAGATCCAGAAGATGTGAAGTTAGGAGCATTTAGAGATATGCCTTTGCCTAATTGGAATATGAAATATACCGGGTTGATGCGTATTGGTTGGTTTAGAGATAAATTTAGAAGATTTTCTATAAACCACGGTTATCAATCTAACTATACCATCAACCAGTTTCAAACAAACCTGGATTATGATCCCGATAACGAATTTGATACTAACCAGGCCGGAGATTTTAAGAATCCAATCCTCTATTCCAACATTGTTTTAACCGAATTATTCACTCCGTTATTCCGTTTAGACCTGGAAACAAAGAACGCCATTCAATTATTGGCAGAGGTAAGAAAAGACCGAATGCTTTCCCTGAGTTTTGATAATAATTTATTGACTGAAACTACCGGAAATGAATACATAGTTGGTGCCGGGTACAGAATTAAAGATTTAAAAATTGCCACCGGTCTGGGGGGAAGAAATAGAATTTTAAGTAGCGATCTTAATTTTAAAGCTGATGTTTCTTTTAGGAGGAATAAAAGTATCATCAGGTATTTAGATTTAGAAACCAGCCAGGTGATTGCCGGGCAGGATATTTGGCGTCTAAATTTCACAACAGATTATGCTATTTCCAGTAATTTAACAGCCATATTCTACTACGAGCATAACTTCTCTGAATATGCTGTTTCTACTGCTTTTCCGCAAACAACAATAAGATCTGGAATAACCCTTAGATATAATTTCGGAAATTAA
- the ruvA gene encoding Holliday junction branch migration protein RuvA codes for MIHHLKGQLIEKNPTYLVIACNGVGYMVNISLHTFSLIPDSENISVYTHLHVKEDSHTLYGFYQKSERDIFRLLISVSGVGTSTARTMLSSLEPNQVKEAIANGDVPTIQSVKGIGAKTAQRVILDLKDKILKVYGEDEVFVPQDNTIKEEALSALETLGFARKQATRVVDKIMKDSTSPTVESIIKMALKNL; via the coding sequence ATGATTCATCATCTCAAGGGGCAATTAATAGAGAAGAATCCTACCTACTTAGTAATCGCCTGTAATGGTGTTGGGTATATGGTCAATATTTCCCTGCACACTTTCTCCCTCATTCCAGATTCAGAAAATATAAGTGTTTATACCCATTTGCACGTAAAGGAAGATTCCCATACGCTGTACGGATTTTATCAAAAATCAGAGCGGGATATTTTTAGATTATTGATCTCGGTTTCGGGAGTGGGAACCAGTACAGCGAGAACCATGCTGTCTTCTTTAGAACCTAACCAGGTAAAAGAAGCTATTGCTAATGGCGATGTGCCTACTATACAAAGCGTTAAGGGAATTGGAGCTAAAACCGCCCAACGGGTAATTTTAGACTTAAAAGACAAGATATTAAAAGTCTATGGGGAAGACGAAGTTTTTGTTCCTCAAGACAATACAATAAAAGAAGAAGCGTTATCTGCATTAGAGACTCTGGGCTTTGCCAGAAAGCAGGCTACCAGGGTAGTAGATAAAATCATGAAAGATTCAACCAGCCCTACCGTAGAATCTATTATAAAAATGGCTCTTAAAAATCTGTAA
- a CDS encoding NADP-dependent malic enzyme: MSNNPRKRREALVYHAKPKPGKIEVKPTKKYATQRDLSLAYSPGVAEPCLEIEKDKENAYKYTTKGNLVAVISNGTAVLGLGDIGPEASKPVMEGKGLLFKIFADIDVFDIEVDTKDVDKFIETVKNIAPTFGGINLEDIKAPEAFEIEQRLKAELDIPVMHDDQHGTAIISAAALLNALELAKKKISKAKIVISGAGAAAVSCTKLYKAFGAKAENIVMTDSKGVIRKDRPNLSGEKVEFATSRKIDTLEEAMKDADVFVGLSIADIVSPEMLKSMSKRPIVFAMANPNPEIDYQLAMDTRKDVIMATGRSDHPNQVNNVLGFPFIFRGALDVRATKINEEMKMAAVKALAELAKEPVPEQVNIAYGETRLNFGTDYIIPKPFDPRLIAKVPPAVAKAAMESGVARQPIQDWDRYEEELLERMGSDNKITRLLLNRAKMNPKTIVFAEADHLDVLKAAQIVHDEGVAIPILLGRRGVIEELMQEIDFNEDVLIIDPKSDEKEEHRKAYAQVYWKTRSRSGVTLYDAEKLMRERNYFAAMMVNEGDADGLLSGYSRAYPAVVKPMLELIGMAPGVSRVAATNIMNTSRGPLFISDTSINIDPPAKDLAKIAQMTARTVKLFGLEPVIAMMSYANFGSSKDPHATKVKDAVSYLHRYHPDLNVDGELQADFALNREMLQDKFPFSKLAGKKVNTLIYPNLDSANSTYKLIKELNNVDSIGPIMMGMRRPVHILQLGASVEEIVNMTAVTVVDAQEKEKKQKK; encoded by the coding sequence ATGAGTAATAATCCTAGAAAAAGAAGAGAGGCCCTGGTGTATCACGCTAAGCCAAAACCAGGAAAAATAGAGGTTAAACCAACCAAAAAATACGCTACGCAAAGGGATCTTTCCCTCGCGTATTCCCCCGGGGTAGCAGAGCCCTGTCTCGAGATAGAAAAGGATAAAGAAAATGCTTATAAATATACCACAAAGGGAAACCTTGTAGCAGTGATATCTAACGGGACCGCAGTTTTAGGTCTTGGTGATATTGGTCCTGAGGCCTCTAAACCGGTGATGGAAGGAAAAGGTCTTCTTTTCAAGATATTTGCAGATATAGATGTTTTTGATATTGAAGTTGACACCAAAGATGTAGATAAATTCATTGAAACGGTAAAAAACATCGCGCCTACCTTTGGCGGAATCAACCTGGAAGATATTAAAGCTCCTGAAGCTTTTGAAATTGAACAAAGACTAAAGGCTGAACTGGATATCCCAGTAATGCATGACGATCAGCATGGGACAGCAATTATTTCTGCTGCGGCTTTATTAAATGCTTTAGAGTTGGCTAAAAAGAAAATCTCTAAAGCCAAAATAGTGATTAGCGGTGCAGGGGCCGCTGCAGTTTCCTGTACCAAACTCTATAAAGCTTTTGGTGCAAAGGCTGAAAACATCGTGATGACAGATAGTAAGGGTGTGATTAGAAAAGACCGTCCAAACCTTTCTGGGGAGAAAGTGGAATTTGCTACTTCAAGAAAGATTGATACCCTGGAGGAGGCTATGAAAGATGCCGATGTTTTTGTGGGCCTTTCTATTGCAGATATTGTATCGCCTGAGATGCTTAAAAGTATGTCTAAGCGACCTATTGTATTCGCAATGGCAAATCCAAATCCAGAGATTGATTATCAACTGGCAATGGATACTCGTAAAGATGTGATTATGGCAACCGGTAGAAGTGACCATCCTAACCAGGTAAATAATGTACTTGGTTTTCCATTTATTTTTAGGGGAGCTTTAGATGTTAGAGCTACTAAAATTAATGAAGAAATGAAGATGGCTGCGGTAAAAGCCCTGGCCGAACTTGCTAAAGAACCCGTGCCGGAGCAAGTGAACATCGCTTATGGAGAAACCAGGCTAAATTTTGGTACAGATTATATTATTCCAAAACCTTTTGATCCTCGCTTAATAGCTAAAGTGCCTCCGGCCGTAGCTAAAGCTGCGATGGAAAGTGGTGTGGCAAGGCAGCCAATCCAGGACTGGGATAGATACGAAGAAGAACTGCTTGAAAGAATGGGCAGCGATAATAAGATTACCAGGTTGTTGCTTAACCGTGCAAAAATGAATCCTAAAACAATTGTTTTTGCTGAAGCCGATCACCTTGATGTACTTAAAGCTGCGCAGATTGTTCACGATGAAGGCGTAGCAATTCCTATTTTACTTGGTCGCCGTGGTGTGATTGAGGAATTGATGCAGGAAATAGATTTTAATGAAGATGTGCTTATCATCGATCCAAAATCTGATGAAAAAGAAGAACATAGAAAGGCTTACGCGCAGGTTTATTGGAAAACCAGGAGCCGAAGTGGAGTAACGCTTTATGATGCCGAAAAATTAATGCGTGAACGCAATTATTTCGCAGCTATGATGGTTAACGAAGGTGATGCCGATGGCTTGCTTTCTGGTTATTCCAGAGCATATCCAGCGGTGGTAAAACCAATGCTGGAACTTATTGGAATGGCTCCCGGGGTAAGTCGTGTTGCAGCTACTAATATTATGAATACTTCACGGGGTCCGCTTTTTATTAGTGATACCTCTATCAATATTGATCCGCCGGCAAAAGATCTTGCTAAAATTGCACAAATGACGGCGAGAACGGTTAAGCTGTTTGGTTTGGAACCAGTAATTGCCATGATGTCTTATGCGAACTTTGGGTCTTCTAAAGACCCTCACGCTACAAAAGTGAAAGACGCTGTTTCTTACCTGCACCGTTATCACCCCGATTTAAATGTAGACGGAGAGTTGCAGGCAGATTTTGCACTAAACCGTGAAATGCTTCAGGATAAATTTCCATTTTCAAAACTGGCAGGGAAAAAAGTTAATACTTTAATTTACCCTAACCTGGATTCAGCTAACAGTACCTACAAGCTTATAAAAGAACTTAATAATGTAGATTCTATTGGCCCGATTATGATGGGAATGCGCAGGCCGGTGCATATTCTCCAGCTTGGAGCAAGCGTAGAGGAAATTGTAAATATGACGGCAGTGACTGTTGTAGATGCTCAGGAAAAAGAAAAGAAGCAAAAGAAGTAA
- the queG gene encoding tRNA epoxyqueuosine(34) reductase QueG has translation MKDTLKEAYTNMIKSEAERLGFLSCGISKAEFLEEEAPRLEEFLKKNRHGEMRWMENNFDKRLDPTKLVEGSKSVISLLLNYYPGETQREDSYKISKYAYGRDYHFVIKDKLKQLLQFMQDEIGEIDGRAFVDSAPVMDKVWAAKSGLGWIGKHSNLLSKQTGSFYFIAELIVDLELEYDTPVTDHCGSCTACIDACPTDAIVDPYKVDGSKCISYFTIELKDELPNSYKNQFEDWMFGCDICQDVCPWNRFSKPHNEPLFNPHPELLEKDKKGWEELTKETFNEIFRKSAVKRTKFEGLKRNIQFLND, from the coding sequence ATGAAGGATACTCTCAAGGAAGCTTACACGAATATGATAAAATCCGAAGCCGAACGCCTCGGATTTTTATCTTGTGGCATCTCGAAAGCAGAGTTCCTGGAGGAAGAAGCGCCGCGTTTAGAGGAGTTTCTCAAGAAAAACCGGCACGGCGAAATGCGCTGGATGGAGAATAACTTTGATAAACGTCTTGATCCCACAAAACTGGTAGAAGGTTCTAAAAGTGTGATTTCCCTGTTGCTGAACTATTACCCCGGAGAAACCCAGAGGGAAGATTCTTATAAAATTAGCAAATACGCCTATGGCCGGGATTATCATTTTGTAATTAAAGATAAACTGAAGCAATTATTGCAGTTTATGCAAGATGAAATTGGGGAAATTGATGGGCGTGCTTTTGTAGATTCGGCACCGGTTATGGATAAAGTCTGGGCTGCAAAAAGCGGACTCGGCTGGATTGGGAAACACTCTAATTTACTTTCCAAACAAACCGGTTCTTTCTATTTTATAGCTGAATTGATTGTAGATCTCGAATTGGAATATGATACACCGGTTACCGATCACTGCGGAAGTTGTACCGCCTGCATAGACGCCTGTCCTACTGATGCGATTGTAGATCCTTATAAGGTAGATGGCAGTAAATGTATTTCCTATTTTACCATAGAGCTTAAAGACGAATTGCCCAATTCTTATAAAAATCAGTTTGAAGACTGGATGTTTGGTTGTGACATTTGCCAGGATGTTTGTCCCTGGAATAGATTTTCAAAACCGCATAACGAGCCTTTATTTAATCCGCATCCAGAATTGCTTGAAAAAGATAAAAAAGGCTGGGAAGAACTTACCAAAGAAACTTTTAATGAGATCTTTAGAAAATCGGCTGTAAAGAGAACCAAATTCGAAGGTTTGAAGAGAAATATCCAGTTTTTAAATGACTAA